The Tolypothrix sp. NIES-4075 sequence TATGCCCAATAAGGGATACAGTTTTAAAGCCTACTCCCACGGTTATGGCATGAGTCCGGCGATTGCCTATAAGGGATATGCACAGTTGTCTAAAAATTTTTGGGGTAGAAAAAGCTTACTCGTTCATGAAATACTTTTTTTGAGACGAGCAAGCAATAGCATAATTAATACTGTGACACTACGGGTACAAATTCTCAAGGAGAAATTTAGCCACAGTTTGGGGCTACCGTCTTGATAAATTATCTGTAACTATTGATACGAAACTACTATGAAGCCTAATTCTTTCACTACTCATACTCCAACCACGATAGTTATTGTTGGTGGAGGCTTTAGTGGTTCTCTAGTTGCTACGCACTTATTAAAAACTGCCAGCCAACCCATCACAATTAAACTGATTGAGCGTAGTCATCAAATTGGTCAAGGCATTGCTTACAGTACAGATACTAACTGTCACTTGCTAAATGTCTCGGCTGGTAACATGAGTGCATTTGCCCACGATTCAGGACATTTGCGGCGTTGGCTTCAGTACAACCACAACGAGTTAGCAGCATTTTTTTCGGAAGAAGTTAATGCTAGTAGCTTCATACCTCGTCAAGTTTATGGTTTATACATTCAATCAATTTTGGCAGAAGCAGAAGCTACAGCACCTAGTGATGTGCGGCTAGAACGCTTGAGTGATGAAGTGGTAGGGATAGAGCCTGAAGAAAAAAGTGCAACTATCTCTTTGCGTAGTGGTCGCTGTTTTAACGCAGACAGAGTAGTCTTGGCATTAGGAAACTCGCCTTTTTCACTCCCTGCAATTCGTCATGCAGATGATAGCAATGCAAGTTATCAGCGGAATGCTTGGTCAGCCGATGCATTAGCAGAACTAGATCCTGATGCTTCTGTATTGTTAGTTGGTACAGGGCTGACGATGGTCGATATGGTTTTATCTCTTCACGATCGCCAACATAGGGGAAAAATCTATGCTGTATCTCGACGAGGTTTGTTTCCGCGACAACATCAAGCTGCTCAACCTTATCCTACCTTCTTAACCCTAGAAACCTCGCCAAGAACAGTACGTAGCTGGTTACGTCGCCTGCGCGAAGAGGTAGAAGTCGCAACTACTCAAGGATACGACTGGCGAGCAGTAATTGATTCTCTGCGTCCTATGACTCAGCAAATTTGGCAAAAATTACCGACTGTAGAAAAGCAGCGTTTTTTGCGACATTTGACACCTTATTGGGATGTGCATCGTCACCGCATTGCCCAGAAAGTAGCAGATGTGCTAACTCAAATGCGGGATTCTGGTCAACTGATAATTTCCGCAGGACGGATTCAGGAATATCAAGCATTGCCAGATGGCGTAGCTGTAACAATATTTGGGCGCAAAACTCAGACGAATAATGTCTTACACGTCCACCGAGTAGTTAAGTGTACAGGAGTCACAACAGATTATCGCCGAGAGTCTCATCCTTTGATTGCTGATTTGCGATCGCAAGAATTAATTCGTCCTAATATCATCGGTTTAGGATTAGATACAGATAACCACGGTGCTTTATATACAGCAGACAATCGAGTTTCGGCGTTACTTTATACTTTAGGAACTCCTCGCAAAGGTGACTTGTGGGAAACTATTGCTGTTCCAGAATTACGAATACAGGCACAGGAATTAGCTAAGACGTTGTTGCAGTCATTACCAGTGCGTGTACGTCCTATTCCTGCTATGCCT is a genomic window containing:
- a CDS encoding FAD/NAD(P)-binding protein, with the translated sequence MKPNSFTTHTPTTIVIVGGGFSGSLVATHLLKTASQPITIKLIERSHQIGQGIAYSTDTNCHLLNVSAGNMSAFAHDSGHLRRWLQYNHNELAAFFSEEVNASSFIPRQVYGLYIQSILAEAEATAPSDVRLERLSDEVVGIEPEEKSATISLRSGRCFNADRVVLALGNSPFSLPAIRHADDSNASYQRNAWSADALAELDPDASVLLVGTGLTMVDMVLSLHDRQHRGKIYAVSRRGLFPRQHQAAQPYPTFLTLETSPRTVRSWLRRLREEVEVATTQGYDWRAVIDSLRPMTQQIWQKLPTVEKQRFLRHLTPYWDVHRHRIAQKVADVLTQMRDSGQLIISAGRIQEYQALPDGVAVTIFGRKTQTNNVLHVHRVVKCTGVTTDYRRESHPLIADLRSQELIRPNIIGLGLDTDNHGALYTADNRVSALLYTLGTPRKGDLWETIAVPELRIQAQELAKTLLQSLPVRVRPIPAMPLLDRETGDAFSTRRSANGNPKRERNFESQSTFLFRQFFDPETSSYTYLIADRQTGDAVLVDPV